In Pyrus communis chromosome 8, drPyrComm1.1, whole genome shotgun sequence, one genomic interval encodes:
- the LOC137741844 gene encoding uncharacterized protein, translated as MIKWAIALEKFDISYQTKPVEKGQAVADFIAEFTYPVDISPTHEAVASLPPEARKGYGAGLVLTTPDKMAMEYTLRFKFKALNNEAEYEALLAGLRLAKHLGVKQINIFSDSQLVVNQVKNNFDAKDNSMTTYLAQTQLLLKHFHYQITQVPRVANSHADALARLTSTVEDKIRRKIHVELLVASSTMVAQVCNLQHRDSWIIPIYKFLAHGTLLNDKVQAKQIRYKSTRYLIINDQLYKRGFNLRYLRCFTPVEAEIILREIHEGVCGDHARSRSLAHKAFRQGYYWPTLHQDAIRISRS; from the exons ATGATCAAATGGGCAATAGCATTGGAAAAGTTTGATATCTCCTACCAAACAAAGCCAGTTGAGAAGGGCCAAGCAGTTGCAGATTTCATTGCCGAATTCACTTATCCTGTTGACATTTCTCCTACACATGAGGCAGTGGCTTCATTACCCCCGGAAGCTCGGAAG GGCTATGGAGCAGGACTAGTCCTGACTACCCCTGATAAAATGGCAATGGAGTATACTCTTCGCTTCAAATTCAAGGCGTTAAACAATGAGGCTGAGTATGAGGCCCTTTTAGCAGGCTTACGTTTGGCAAAACACCTTggagttaaacaaattaatatcttTAGTGACTCCCAATTGGTGGTTAACCAGGTAAAGAACAACTTTGACGCTAAGGATAACTCCATGACAACGTATCTTGCGCAAACGCAACTTTTGCTCAAGCACTTCCACTACCAGATCACCCAAGTCCCTCGAGTAGCAAATAGTCATGCAGATGCTTTGGCTCGCCTCACCTCAACAGTGGAAGACAAGATTAGGAGAAAAATTCATGTTGAATTGTTGGTAGCATCAAGCACCATGGTTGCACAAGTGTGCAACTTGCAACATAGGGATAGCTGGATCATCCCGATTTATAAATTCCTTGCCCATGGCACCCTCCTAAATGATAAAGTCCAAGCTAAGCAGATTCGATACAAGTCTACCCGTTACCTAATCATTAATGACCAACTCTATAAGCGAGGTTTTAACTTACGATACTTACGGTGCTTCACACCTGTGGAAGCGGAAATTATCCTTCGAGAAATACATGAAGGAGTCTGCGGAGATCATGCAAGATCTCGATCCCTAGCACATAAGGCTTTTCGTCAAGGATATTACTGGCCAACACTCCACCAAGATGCCATCAGAATATCCCGCTCATGA
- the LOC137741847 gene encoding uncharacterized protein, with protein sequence MDPTGGNVPRRTRSGLGGGIQQLTNAIRNAFTNRPSCMYIEIARSHDIPDLYAVRACPEAEEWLEQVEDTLESMRYPPNEWVDTATYFLKEDAKRWWKSVRPRPPNDPMNWVDFRRTFSDYFLSPSYQLRMRQQFLDLSITEVDCTFRRLSRHHAGTYGNPGEKMVQLLICLNLEYREPVAAIRHRSYEEMIETCLRIEQSRWETQHQAQAQAQLQFQGPPRYQDRPRYQNQRGRGFRSRSMREVASSSNYAGPRHSHSFKRQGQGSGSSSEGSGNESGRRSFSHFRSPITCHMCGGTGPINRYCSSERPAESYASAPSYSRGSNLSSSYGGNYTRSDGGSGSQNIQFSTQRQPQQFGTASGSRPQGNRAGRNNRGFRARGGRDGGAGHQFHGRINAMTQQEADQDPQVITGTLLICGNWARVLIDPGATFSFVSSSFAPNLNSQPTPLGYDMLVQMPHGDLFCAQWEYRSCPVMVEGETMEANLVPFNLVEFDVILGMDWLSRHRAYVACWEKSVTFNRPGRPSITFQGERRILPNSIISAIRVFKLLSKGCVGFLAHVVTRDKPSLSPKDISVVKKFTDVFPEDLPGLPPAREIKFTIDLLPGTDPISLPPYRMAPAELRELKLQLSG encoded by the coding sequence ATGGATCCCACTGGTGGGAATGTGCCTCGTCGAACCCGTTCTGGTTTAGGGGGAGGAATTCAACAGTTGACTAATGCTATACGGAATGCTTTCACTAATCGACCGAGTTGCATGTATATCGAGATTGCTCGGAGCCATGATATTCCGGATCTTTATGCAGTTAGGGCTTGTCCGGAGGCCGAGGAGTGGCTAGAACAGGTGGAGGACACTTTGGAAAGCATGAGATACCCACCAAATGAATGGGTGGATACTGCAACGTATTTTCTGAAAGAGGATGCTAAACGTTGGTGGAAATCGGTGAGGCCTCGTCCACCTAATGATCCAATGAATTGGGTTGACTTCCGAAGGACTTTCAGCGATTATTTCTTGAGTCCCAGTTATCAGCTTAGGATGAGGCAACAATTCTTAGATTTGAGTATCACGGAGGTAGACTGTACTTTTCGACGCCTGTCGAGACATCATGCAGGGACTTATGGAAACCCGGGTGAAAAGATGGTCCAGTTACTAATTTGCTTGAATCTTGAATATCGTGAACCAGTGGCAGCAATAAGGCACAGGAGTTACGAGGAGATGATTGAGACTTGCTTGAGAATTGAACAGTCTAGGTGGGAGACTCAGCATCAAGCGCAGGCGCAGGCGCAGTTACAGTTTCAGGGACCACCAAGGTATCAAGACCGACCTCGGTACCAGAACCAGAGAGGTCGTGGGTTTCGATCTCGGAGCATGAGAGAAGTTGCTAGTTCATCTAATTATGCTGGCCCTCGACATTCTCATTCCTTCAAACGTCAAGGCCAGGGTTCTGGTTCTTCTAGCGAAGGCTCAGGCAATGAATCTGGGAGACGATCCTTCAGTCACTTCAGATCCCCCATCACGTGCCACATGTGTGGAGGCACGGGACCTATTAACAGGTATTGCTCATCTGAGCGACCCGCCGAGAGTTATGCTTCTGCACCGAGTTACAGTAGAGGGAGTAACCTGAGCTCCAGTTATGGCGGCAATTATACTCGAAGTGACGGTGGGAGTGGAAGTcaaaatattcaattttccaCTCAGAGGCAGCCACAGCAGTTTGGTACAGCATCAGGTAGCCGCCCTCAAGGAAATCGAGCAGGCCGTAACAACCGAGGTTTTAGGGCTCGAGGTGGCCGTGACGGTGGTGCAGGACACCAGTTTCATGGACGTATCAACGCCATGACTCAGCAGGAGGCTGATCAGGACCCCCAAGTTATTACTGGTACGTTACTTATTTGTGGTAATTGGGCGAGAGTCCTAATCGATCCAGGTGCTACTTTTTCATTTGTGTCTTCCTCATTTGCACCGAATCTAAATTCGCAACCTACACCGCTTGGCTATGATATGCTTGTACAAATGCCGCATGGAGATTTGTTTTGTGCACAGTGGGAGTATAGGAGTTGCCCGGTAATGGTGGAAGGGGAAACAATGGAGGCTAACCTGGTTCCCTTCAATTTGGTGGAGTTCGATGTTATCTTGGGAATGGATTGGCTCTCCAGGCATCGTGCTTATGTCGCGTGTTGGGAGAAATCTGTGACGTTTAATCGGCCTGGACGACCGTCAATCACATTTCAGGGTGAGCGACGAATCCTTCCTAATAGTATTATTTCTGCTATTCGCGTCTTTAAGTTGTTGTCTAAGGGATGTGTAGGGTTTCTAGCCCACGTAGTGACGAGGGATAAACCTTCGTTGAGTCCTAAAGATATATCAGTGGTGAAGAAATTCACCGATGTTTTTCCGGAAGATCTACCAGGGTTACCACCTGCGAGGGAAATTAAATTCACCATCGATTTACTTCCAGGTACAGACCCTATTTCATTACCACCTTATCGAATGGCACCAGcagagttgagggaattgaagcTTCAACTTAGTGGATAA